GGTCCAGCCTCTTCGTCACGCTCACCGCGTCGGTTATCTCCACCGGGACGATGGCGTTGCCGGCCAGGGCGACCATGTAGCCGAACTTCTTGGCGGCGATCAAGTCCACGGCGGCCGCGCCGAAACGGGTGCCCAGGATGCGGTCGTAGGCGCAGGGGGTGCCGCCGCGCTGGAGGTGCGAGAGGACCACGTGGCGGGTCAGGTCCCCCGCCTTGCGGCCGAACTCGGGCGCCAGCGCCTGGCCCACCGCCTTCGACAGCTCGAACCCGATCCCGCCCAGGTAGACGTGACCGAACTCGTCCTTGGGCAGGTCCTTCTGGTACACCTCCCGCCCCTGCCACTCGGCCCCCTCGGCCACCACCACCACGGCGTAGCGGTACCCCGCCTCCCACCGGCGCCGGAGGCTCCACAGGACCTCGTCCAGGCTGAAGGCCCCCTCGGGGGTGAGGATGTAGTCCGCCGCGCCGGCCGCGCCGCCGTAGCCGGCAATCCACCCCGCGTGCCGGCCCATGGCCTCCACGATGAAGATGCGCTCGTGGCTCTTGGCGGTGGTCCGCAGGTCGTCCAGGGCGCACATCACCCGCTCGATGGCGGTCCAGAAGCCGAAGGTGAAGTCGGTGCCGGAGAGGTCGTTGTCAATGGTCTTCGGCGCGCCGACCATGGGCAGCCCGCGGTCGGAGAAATTTCGCGCCACCCCCAGGGTGTCGTCGCCGCCAATGGCCAGAAGGGCGCCCAGCCCCAGCTCGCCAAAATTCCGCTCGCAGGCCGGAACCTCTTCCTCGGCGTTCTTGCCGAAGGGGTTGGTGCGGCTGGAACCCAGAATCGTCCCGCCGAGGGGCAGTATCTCCTCCACCTCGGCGAGGCCCAGGGGGACGGTGTCGCGGTGGACCAGCCCCAGCCAGCCTTTTCGTATCCCCAGGAACTCGTAGTCGTGGACGGTG
The sequence above is drawn from the bacterium genome and encodes:
- a CDS encoding ATP-dependent 6-phosphofructokinase, giving the protein MRVGILTGGGDCPGLNAVIRAAVRRGVTVHDYEFLGIRKGWLGLVHRDTVPLGLAEVEEILPLGGTILGSSRTNPFGKNAEEEVPACERNFGELGLGALLAIGGDDTLGVARNFSDRGLPMVGAPKTIDNDLSGTDFTFGFWTAIERVMCALDDLRTTAKSHERIFIVEAMGRHAGWIAGYGGAAGAADYILTPEGAFSLDEVLWSLRRRWEAGYRYAVVVVAEGAEWQGREVYQKDLPKDEFGHVYLGGIGFELSKAVGQALAPEFGRKAGDLTRHVVLSHLQRGGTPCAYDRILGTRFGAAAVDLIAAKKFGYMVALAGNAIVPVEITDAVSVTKRLDQDFLDLARNFFY